The following proteins come from a genomic window of Aspergillus oryzae RIB40 DNA, chromosome 4:
- a CDS encoding putative cell wall biogenesis protein Mhp1 (predicted protein): MANPNQRYTHYEGILSHPPFGLASNARADNLSRCKSASSTHSDKPNIDTDPTVAPRTKGIPVERTSPPPPYEPPSPAAAPTPDAQKNAQRTEKEVRSDDKTTDGKSTGSSPNPQKSAPKPIGRRNSWISTLSSKFSSGSTPPSQSSLKSQPTVKATSPVSKLDMHNPFGAAYSPKDRDDDRRDEPNPFTSTSPKGPSFLQNAFRKLSSSASGGSGKVATNGVICERRIMNIDQGRDRCKIPDLDQAKLRRVAFCVDVEIAGISRRESDDESSPANAKHRIVPDLNGKTKKPAKPKDKDEGSALKHPQTVLADKEKRNQDNTASGKQVGQPEATPSDGKVNGEAKEPTRKQEKKKRSEEERKERRERRRRQAEANGSIPLQLTADDDEDHPPAPLPGNPRSRTQSHPTTDPVRIYRRCCQLRETPVLKRIVDEISAPSSILAESPGTVGVLDLTNFPMTPQDMATFCDWLAVVPVRKVILEKCALTDDSVRSILAALLSTKTVEQMRQRRRRTGKSGSQAPAKEERNSVVEKLSLKDNPKIGKEGWRHICLFVHLSKSLKAIDLSGIPLPKTLITTHELNGQLPKTSCSTGSAVDVATLFSDSLSRRFGGDHLEELLLSECKPTTEEVKKICDAATTLGLRRLGFANNELNREGLEHVIRYLKSSKCEGLDLGGNPIRDHLDLITSAIEKETNLYALSLADCALTPTAISPLLQALARLPNLIFIDFSHNPELFSSQPDALVTFRRFLPKMPSLKRIHLADVNLSADHAIALAEVLPECPKLCHLSILENPAISALAAATDSSNQEEACAVYASLMAAVRVSRTIIAVEIEVPSAENNEVVKALASQIVAYSLQNLERGAIEGDLSVPGDPSGARETVPVPEILQHIVGHGGGDEVGDEDDEPAPDEDYVIGGTGVVKALGVCLGNLDHHMPGDQSGPPSGTTTPRHRKSRSYAAKRPRDMSKNLLESARNIRTRIQSALVREDRAGNDINYRRLQFLDFTLHRMIQRFEDEYPETRIIPQPVFATAPDSSSQNSGDDVTGGATFGTQPITDQGDECAIDDEDADQYALGISRASSMTSLHSRAMTSEEGHVHRLGQNLRRDFLNPSFNQGDGDSSLTLDDAHIAALREKLERLQGEQEHSHFDGVGADKTFEQLGTTVEELWAAHKQDAETFEKFKQSQIAAQINSGMRTSSSGNGAGSQNRQD, from the exons ATGGCGAACCCCAATCAGCGCTATACCCACTATGAGGGTATTCTGTCGCATCCACCATTTGGTTTGGCCTCTAACGCCCGAGCAGACAATCTATCCAGGTGCAAATCTGCGTCATCTACGCACAGCGATAAGCCGAATATCGATACAGACCCCACCGTCGCACCACGAACTAAAGGAATTCCCGTCGAGAGAACCTCGCCACCTCCTCCATACGAGCCTCCCAGCCCTGCTGCAGCACCTACACCGGACGCGCAAAAGAATGCTCAGCGAACTGAGAAGGAAGTGAGATCCGATGATAAGACAACGGATGGGAAGTCGACTGGATCGTCCCCGAATCCTCAAAAAAGTGCTCCGAAACCAATCGGGAGGAGGAACTCATGGATCTCAACCCTCAGCTCCAAGTTCTCTTCGGGCTCTACACCCCCGTCGCAGTCCAGTTTGAAGAGCCAGCCGACCGTTAAGGCAACCTCTCCTGTTTCAAAACTCGATATGCACAACCCATTCGGAGCAGCCTATTCGCCCAAGGACAGGGACGATGATAGGAGAGACGAGCCAAATCCGTTTACTTCCACTTCTCCCAAGGGCCCCTCGTTTCTTCAGAATGCCTTTCGGAAACTGTCATCCTCTGCATCGGGCGGATCGGGCAAGGTGGCTACAAATGGCGTTATCTGCGAGCGTCGCATTATGAACATTGACCAGGGCCGCGATAGGTGCAAGATTCCAGATTTGGACCAGGCCAAGTTACGGCGCGTTGCATTTTGTGTAGACGTTGAGATTGCCGGAATTTCTCGCCGAGAGTCCGACGATGAAAGCAGTCCTGCCAATGCCAAGCATCGGATTGTCCCAGATTTGAATGGGAAAACGAAAAAGCCAGCTAAAccgaaagacaaagatgaaGGCTCTGCTTTGAAACATCCCCAGACGGTGTTGGCTGATAAGGAAAAGCGGAACCAAGACAATACCGCCTCTGGAAAGCAGGTTGGTCAACCGGAAGCCACTCCCAGTGATGGCAAGGTAAACGGCGAAGCCAAGGAGCCGACTAgaaaacaagagaagaagaagagatcggaagaggaaaggaaggagcGCAGGGAGAGGAGACGGAGACAAGCAGAAGCGAATGGTTCTATTCCTCTACAATTAACggccgatgatgatgaggaccaCCCCCCGGCGCCTCTACCCGGTAACCCGCGCTCTAGGACGCAGAGCCACCCGACAACAGACCCCGTACGGATATACAGACGTTGCTGCCAGTTACGGGAGACGCCCGTGTTGAAAAGGATAGTTGATGAAATCTCCGCACCTTCCTCCATCCTTGCGGAATCTCCAGGAACGGTTGGTGTGCTTGATCTTACCAACTTCCCCATGACCCCTCAGGATATGGCCACTTTCTGTGACTGGCTGGCTGTAGTCCCTGTCCGAAAGGTTATTCTGGAAAAGTGTGCTTTGACGGATGACTCAGTGCGGTCAATTCTTGCTGCTCTGCTTTCCACCAAAACAGTAGAGCAGATGAGGCAAAGACGCAGGCGAACAGGAAAGTCAGGCTCTCAGGCTCCggcgaaagaagagaggaataGCGTAGTAGAGAAACTATCGCTCAAAGATAACCCAAAGATCGGCAAGGAAGGGTGGCGCCATATTTGCCTGTTTGTTCACCTCTCGAAATCCTTAAAGGCCATTGACCTGTCAGGTATACCACTTCCGAAGACACTTATCACAACACATGAGCTGAACGGTCAGCTTCCGAAAACCTCATGTTCCACCGGTTCCGCGGTGGATGTTGCAACTCTTTTCTCTGATTCCCTTTCTCGGCGCTTCGGCGGTGACCACCTTGAAGAACTCTTGCTGAGCGAGTGCAAGCCCACAACagaggaggtgaagaagatctgCGATGCAGCCACAACTCTCGGCTTGAGGAGGCTTGGCTTCGCGAACAATGAGCTGAACAGAGAAGGCTTGGAACATGTTATACGATATCTTAAATCAAGCAAATGCGAAGGACTTGATCTAGGTGGAAATCCGATCCGAGATCATTTGGACCTGATTACATCGGcaattgaaaaagaaaccaacctTTACGCGCTGAGCCTTGCCGACTGCGCTCTTACTCCGACTGCCATTAGTCCTTTGCTACAAGCATTGGCTCGCCTGCCTAATCTCATATTCATTGACTTCTCCCATAACCCAGAGCTTTTTTCCAGCCAGCCTGATGCTCTAGTGACTTTCCGGCGTTTCCTGCCAAAAATGCCCTCATTGAAGCGCATCCATTTGGCTGATGTGAATTTGTCAGCCGACCATGCCATCGCTCTTGCTGAAGTCCTGCCCGAATGCCCTAAACTGTGCCATCTGAGCATCTTGGAAAACCCCGCCATCAGTGCGCTAGCTGCTGCAACAGACTCGAGTAACCAGGAAGAAGCCTGCGCTGTTTACGCTTCCTTAATGGCAGCGGTACGTGTGTCGCGGACCATCATAGCAGTGGAAATCGAAGTCCCAAGTGCAGAAAACAATGAAGTTGTGAAGGCTCTCGCCTCCCAGATCGTGGCCTATTCTCTTCAAAATCTTGAACGAGGTGCTATTGAAGGAGATTTATCTGTGCCTGGTGACCCGTCCGGTGCACGTGAGACCGTTCCTGTGCCCGAGATCCTGCAACATATTGTTGGCCATGGCGGCGGGGATGAAGTtggcgatgaagatgatgagccagCTCCTGATGAGGATTACGTCATTGGAGGAACCGGTGTAGTCAAAGCCCTGGGGGTTTGCCTTGGTAACCTCGATCATCATATGCCCGGAGATCAGTCTGGTCCACCCAGTGGAACGACAACGCCTAGACACAGGAAGTCCCGGTCTTATGCGGCGAAAAGGCCCCGTGATATGTCGAAGAACTTACTTGAATCCGCTCGAAACATTCGGACCAGGATTCAATCGGCTCTTGTCCGTGAGGATAGAGCcggcaatgatatcaattaCA GACGTCTTCAATTCCTGGATTTCACCTTGCATAGGATGATTCAGCGATTCGAGGACGAGTACCCAGAGACGCGGATCATACCACAACCGGTCTTTGCCACAGCCCCGGATTCGAGCTCCCAGAACTCTGGTGACGACGTAACCGGTGGGGCTACATTCGGCACTCAGCCGATCACGGATCAAGGCGATGAGTGTGCtattgatgatgaagatgccgaCCAGTACGCCTTAGGCATATCGCGAGCAAGCTCGATGACTTCTCTCCATTCACGTGCAATGACCTCCGAAGAAGGCCATGTCCATCGTCTTGGCCAAAACCTTCGCCGCGACTTTCTTAATCCCTCATTCAATCAAGGCGATGGTGATTCATCTCTCACCCTAGATGATGCACACATTGCAGCCCTTCGCGAGAAACTCGAACGTTTG